One window of Lemur catta isolate mLemCat1 chromosome 3, mLemCat1.pri, whole genome shotgun sequence genomic DNA carries:
- the LOC123635282 gene encoding rab GTPase-activating protein 1-like: protein MRLEQENDDLAHELVTSKIALRNDLDQAEDKADVLNKELLLTKQRLVETEEEKRKQEEETAQLKEVFRKQLEKAEYEIKKTTAIIAEYKQICSQLSTRLEKQQAASKEELEAVKGKMMACKHCSDIFSKEGAVKLATVSREDQGIETDDEKDSLKKQLREMELELAQTKLQLVEAKCKIQELEHQRGALMNEIQAAKNSWFSKTLNSIKTATGTQPLQPPQAAQPPKEST from the exons ATGAGGTTGGAACAAGAGAATGATGACCTCGCCCATGAACTAGTAACCAGCAAAATTGCTCTACGGAATGACCTGGATCAG GCAGAAGACAAGGCAGATGTGTTGAATAAGGAGCTCCTTTTGACCAAACAGAGGCTGGTGGAGactgaagaagagaagagaaagcaagaggAAGAGACTGCCCAG CTAAAAGAAGTCTTCAGAAAACAGCTTGAGAAAGCAGAGTATGAAATAAAGAAGACTACAGCTATCATTGCTGAGTATAAACAG ATCTGTTCCCAGTTAAGTACCAGGCTGGAGAAACAGCAAGCAGCCAGCAAGGAGGAGCTGGAAGCAGTAAAG GGTAAAATGATGGCATGCAAACACTGCAGTGACATTTTCAGCAAGGAGGGTGCTGTGAAACTAGCAACTGTAAGCAGAGAGGACCAGGGAATTGAAACGGACGATGAGAAGGACTCGCTCAAGAAGCAGCTGAGGGAGATGGAGCTGGAACTGGCACAAACCAAACTGCAGTTGGTGGAAGCCAAGTGTAAAATCCAG gAACTTGAACATCAGAGAGGAGCCCTTATGAATGAAATCCAAGCTGCAAAAAACTCTTGGTTTAGCAAAACCCTGAACTCTATTAAAACAGCCACAGGCAcccagcccctgcagccaccACAGGCCGCCCAGCCACCCAAGGAGAGCACATAG